A region of Bacillus cabrialesii DNA encodes the following proteins:
- a CDS encoding MFS transporter — MAHTKSKAVFILYIVCFSAFFASLSQNVYSPIIPIIKESFHVSAAMVNLSISVFMIVTAIMQIILGTIVDFKGARFVMISGILATAAASIGCAVTADFTLFLIFRMIQAAGSAALPLIAATTIGQLFTGNERGSAMGTYQMLLSAAPAIAPVLGGFIGGAAGYEGIFWMLTAISVVMLVINSMYFPKDSPAPSKQQAKDNVFTHYKSIFTNRTGNVILTLSFFLFFIYFAVIVYLPLLLTEHYQIDVSIAGLLYLPLALSTIAGTFLFKKIQAKIALNTLFIGSNAVAACSIVLFAVTHSVSLILMAITLALFGISMGAIPPLYSTMITHEFEHNRGSAIGMFNFIRYTGMAAGPMISAYLLTLMPSAMSFGLLGLVFAALSFCLLPQMYPPQKRMKQKKHHM; from the coding sequence ATGGCTCACACAAAATCAAAGGCGGTATTCATCTTATACATTGTTTGCTTCAGCGCATTTTTTGCATCTTTAAGCCAAAACGTTTATTCACCTATTATCCCGATTATTAAAGAATCGTTCCATGTGTCCGCAGCAATGGTAAACCTGTCAATCTCAGTTTTTATGATTGTGACAGCGATTATGCAAATAATACTAGGGACTATCGTCGATTTTAAAGGCGCGCGTTTTGTCATGATTTCCGGAATTCTGGCAACAGCAGCCGCCAGCATCGGCTGTGCGGTGACTGCTGATTTTACGCTGTTTCTGATATTCAGAATGATACAGGCAGCCGGTTCCGCCGCACTGCCTCTTATCGCAGCCACAACAATCGGACAGCTTTTTACAGGCAATGAACGCGGGAGTGCGATGGGAACATATCAAATGCTTCTTTCCGCCGCGCCGGCTATCGCCCCTGTCCTCGGGGGATTCATAGGCGGAGCAGCCGGGTACGAGGGGATCTTTTGGATGCTTACAGCCATCTCTGTCGTCATGCTGGTGATAAACAGCATGTACTTTCCTAAGGATTCACCCGCTCCATCTAAGCAGCAAGCCAAAGACAATGTGTTTACTCATTACAAATCAATATTCACAAATCGAACTGGAAACGTCATTTTAACCTTAAGTTTTTTCCTCTTTTTCATTTATTTTGCGGTGATCGTCTACCTTCCGTTATTGCTTACTGAACACTATCAGATCGATGTAAGCATAGCAGGACTGTTATATTTGCCCCTGGCTTTAAGCACGATTGCCGGTACGTTTCTGTTTAAAAAAATACAGGCGAAAATCGCGCTGAACACCTTGTTTATCGGCAGCAACGCTGTCGCGGCATGCAGTATCGTGTTATTCGCCGTTACACATTCCGTTTCTCTCATTCTCATGGCAATCACACTTGCACTGTTTGGCATCTCAATGGGGGCCATTCCTCCCTTGTATTCCACAATGATCACCCATGAATTTGAACACAACAGAGGGAGCGCCATCGGAATGTTTAACTTTATCAGATATACAGGCATGGCGGCAGGCCCGATGATATCTGCCTATCTGCTCACCCTGATGCCGTCTGCCATGTCCTTTGGCCTCTTAGGTTTAGTCTTTGCCGCATTGAGCTTTTGCCTTCTGCCGCAAATGTATCCGCCGCAGAAGCGCATGAAACAAAAAAAGCACCACATGTAA
- a CDS encoding MarR family transcriptional regulator: protein MSDLTKQMIYDIYVRLLHLNEQKANTSLQQFFKEAAEEDMTDVPKNMTSIHVIDCIGQHEPINNAGIARKMNLSKANVTKISTKLIKEEFINSYQLTDNKKEVYFKLTRKGRRIFDLHEKLHKKKELAFYQFLDSFSQDEQNAVLTFLERLTSALEAEQTDGSPDQPVK from the coding sequence ATGTCTGATCTGACAAAACAGATGATATACGACATATACGTGAGACTGCTGCACCTTAATGAACAAAAAGCGAATACTTCGCTTCAGCAATTTTTTAAAGAAGCCGCAGAAGAGGATATGACCGATGTTCCTAAAAACATGACAAGCATTCACGTCATTGACTGTATTGGCCAGCATGAACCGATTAACAATGCGGGAATCGCCAGAAAAATGAACCTATCGAAAGCGAATGTAACAAAAATCAGCACAAAACTGATTAAGGAGGAGTTCATTAACAGCTATCAGCTGACAGATAACAAAAAAGAAGTGTATTTCAAATTAACCCGTAAAGGCAGACGGATTTTCGATTTGCATGAGAAATTGCATAAAAAAAAGGAGCTGGCTTTTTACCAATTCCTCGATTCATTTTCACAAGATGAGCAAAATGCTGTACTGACATTTTTAGAGCGGCTGACGTCTGCACTTGAAGCAGAACAAACCGATGGATCTCCGGACCAACCTGTAAAGTAA
- a CDS encoding DUF4097 family beta strand repeat-containing protein, protein MKQEKERILKLVEEGKLTAQEALTLIEKLDSDYKEKEEKITALSVHVHDEEPFTAEKKESGKPSLGAKLFDWIDSAVKKVKEVDLDLNFGHAYDVQHIFQFKDTDFSSVELQIANGSVNIVPWEDEDIRAECQAKVYRADSQDSARHAFLHHIECEIKGNKFFIRTEKKTMKTNVTLYIPQKEYDKIRVKLFNGPIRGEHLHVKEFSAKTTNGVLSFSHLTAEKATAETANGQIKLGSHSCGTIEAETINGLIDLRGKSESIDVQSFNGNIAINVTESDCRSIYAKTTTGSVELAIPDDLAVKAELKSNLGSLSHELMDVEMLKEKNDTIQKEMMFTSNQAHDQNITVFSESLTGAIKLKYSQR, encoded by the coding sequence ATGAAACAAGAAAAGGAACGAATCCTTAAGCTTGTTGAGGAAGGAAAGCTTACAGCACAAGAGGCTTTGACACTAATTGAAAAGCTTGACAGCGACTACAAGGAAAAAGAAGAAAAAATCACAGCGCTCTCAGTTCATGTACATGACGAAGAGCCGTTTACAGCAGAAAAAAAAGAAAGCGGCAAGCCGTCTTTGGGAGCCAAGCTGTTTGACTGGATTGATTCAGCTGTAAAAAAGGTCAAGGAAGTTGACCTTGATTTGAACTTTGGCCATGCGTATGATGTTCAGCACATTTTTCAATTTAAAGATACTGACTTTTCCAGTGTTGAGCTTCAAATTGCCAACGGCAGCGTGAATATCGTCCCATGGGAAGACGAGGATATCAGAGCGGAATGTCAGGCGAAGGTATATCGCGCTGACAGCCAGGATTCGGCGAGACATGCATTCCTTCATCATATTGAATGTGAAATCAAAGGAAATAAGTTTTTTATCCGTACTGAGAAGAAAACGATGAAAACCAATGTGACTCTCTATATTCCTCAGAAGGAGTATGATAAGATTCGGGTGAAGCTGTTTAATGGCCCGATCAGAGGGGAACATTTACATGTAAAAGAGTTCTCGGCGAAAACGACAAACGGCGTGCTGTCGTTCTCGCATTTAACAGCTGAAAAAGCCACAGCGGAAACAGCCAACGGGCAAATCAAACTCGGCAGCCACAGCTGCGGCACGATAGAAGCGGAAACCATTAACGGATTGATCGACCTCCGCGGGAAAAGCGAATCCATTGACGTTCAGAGTTTTAACGGAAATATTGCGATCAACGTAACTGAATCGGACTGCCGTTCCATATATGCAAAAACGACGACTGGAAGTGTTGAGCTTGCGATTCCGGACGATCTTGCAGTGAAGGCAGAGCTGAAAAGCAATCTTGGTTCGCTGTCCCATGAATTAATGGATGTTGAGATGCTGAAAGAAAAAAATGATACCATTCAAAAAGAAATGATGTTCACTTCAAATCAGGCACATGATCAAAACATCACCGTCTTCTCAGAATCATTGACAGGCGCCATCAAACTAAAGTACTCACAGAGGTGA
- the hag gene encoding flagellin Hag: MRINHNIAALNTLNRLSSNNGAAQKNMEKLSSGLRINRAGDDAAGLAISEKMRGQIRGLEMASKNSQDGISLIQTAEGALTETHAILQRMRELTVQAGNTGTQQPEDLGAIKDEMDALIEEVDGISNRTEFNGKKLLDGSNSTDGFTFQIGANAGQQLNLKIDSMSATALGVNALDVTDFPTTPFDTQLESIDTAINNVSKQRAKLGAVQNRLEHTINNLGASSENLTAAESRIRDVDMAKEMSEFTKNNILSQASQAMLAQANQQPQNVLQLLR; this comes from the coding sequence ATGAGAATTAACCACAATATCGCAGCACTTAACACATTAAACCGTTTGTCTTCAAACAACGGTGCGGCACAAAAGAACATGGAGAAACTTTCTTCAGGTCTTCGTATCAACCGTGCTGGAGATGACGCAGCGGGTCTTGCGATCTCTGAAAAAATGAGAGGGCAAATCAGAGGTCTTGAAATGGCTTCTAAAAACTCTCAAGACGGAATCTCTCTTATCCAAACAGCTGAGGGTGCATTGACTGAAACTCATGCGATCCTTCAACGTATGCGTGAACTTACTGTTCAAGCTGGTAACACAGGTACACAGCAACCTGAAGATCTTGGTGCGATTAAAGATGAAATGGATGCACTTATCGAAGAAGTTGATGGCATTTCAAATCGTACTGAATTTAACGGAAAAAAACTGCTAGACGGATCTAATTCTACTGATGGGTTTACATTCCAAATTGGTGCAAATGCTGGCCAACAATTAAACCTCAAAATTGACAGCATGTCAGCAACAGCTTTAGGAGTAAACGCACTTGATGTAACAGATTTTCCTACTACTCCTTTCGATACTCAACTCGAAAGTATTGATACTGCAATCAACAATGTGTCAAAACAACGTGCTAAACTCGGTGCTGTACAAAACCGTCTAGAGCACACAATCAACAACCTTGGTGCTTCTTCTGAAAACCTGACAGCTGCTGAGTCTCGTATCCGTGACGTTGACATGGCGAAAGAGATGAGCGAGTTCACAAAGAACAATATTCTTTCTCAAGCTTCTCAAGCGATGCTTGCTCAAGCAAACCAACAGCCGCAAAACGTACTTCAATTATTACGTTAA
- the yvlA gene encoding protein YvlA, with the protein MNRNQAIIASLCYFSVFIAPIIVPIVAYFVVDEKETKRHAIRSLISHIIPFVGWLVLFIALLGGAIAIDGDSLLPVFVIIGGAVIYFLVVIGIIIWNVIQGIKVLRAA; encoded by the coding sequence TTGAACCGTAATCAGGCTATTATTGCATCACTTTGTTATTTCAGCGTGTTCATTGCGCCAATCATTGTGCCGATTGTCGCTTATTTTGTTGTAGATGAGAAAGAAACAAAACGCCATGCGATACGTTCTCTTATTTCTCATATTATTCCTTTCGTCGGCTGGCTGGTCCTGTTTATCGCTTTACTGGGCGGAGCCATTGCGATTGATGGCGACAGCCTGCTGCCTGTGTTTGTGATCATTGGGGGAGCGGTTATTTATTTCTTAGTTGTCATTGGCATTATCATTTGGAATGTGATTCAGGGCATTAAGGTGCTGCGTGCAGCATAA
- a CDS encoding PspC domain-containing protein, with product MNRLYRSEKNKKIAGVVGGLAEYFNWDASLLRVITVILAVMTSVFPVLLIYIIWIFIVPSERDMK from the coding sequence ATGAATAGGCTTTATCGCTCAGAAAAAAACAAGAAAATTGCAGGTGTCGTCGGAGGTCTCGCGGAATATTTCAATTGGGACGCATCGCTCCTCAGAGTCATAACTGTCATCTTAGCTGTTATGACAAGTGTTTTCCCTGTTTTGCTCATTTATATCATTTGGATTTTTATCGTCCCGTCAGAAAGGGATATGAAATGA
- a CDS encoding metallophosphoesterase, which yields MRKYTVIASLFLSFFSVLSGGHHEPKAFPVIKEEPFQTPHYIPLLENPPQIDVKAEMKSNLVIEAQVRDNEYQAFSAFLFYKQSNELGYKMVPMDPTPGAIHKFLAQIPKRLIWNSELEYYIVISNGKQRVESETQKLKLEGYQADLAHIPELLITELAVDTKNTGLADGYEFIEIYNTTDRTIDFKDYHIRYRYPKEGPDSDLIWRPEKKITIPSGDTFVVWLKPAGHPELTAEDFNRYYQTQLTEGKNLAVLEETEGMANTKPRAVVISTNTGKDISVAHYRKHTLRRLSSVLYKYPLDGTAELLNISIGEKNPSPGTVLQAQVPEQKRKIKLDKEKPVIEDLTDRKPVRPAESIELRADIRDRSLVKTAAFYYRTDENKPFKRILAEKDRNDNLYHYIVYSPELIGKDQLEYYVAAGDGINEARTPVKMIDIKQTSKSHGLRMNIENRDTLSGIHFLKATTDRRTDRIKLWIDGKKQVTEPAMEKEVFFAFDTRKTNLYFKNAVTMEGKVLKVFDDTTNKYRTYSVPLPETLLRKGKQLQRITIRSGSKVSPFDTAENRDDFLVKNARLVLSDGTVIRDQRVSPEKELFIGDNQRSNKSWQYQFNLPDELFTSQLLEWDTSKLSEGAHHIQASDGKENVSLVVRIDNSGPHIEPNITEGQTYKGNLILQADMYDKWSKIEEAEASLDGESITLPYHTSSSELLPGKHSLKVTATDLAGNKTVIERTFKTEREHPEQPEVIDSEPDTHSARLSVRVKDPTNDNMDVAFYRGFQYTARNHVKIFKHASLTEPPKSFVPESETPFTNKELERVSAADGKTVSTEKKELFPYHRFEVTVDPSVDENDLAEAVWKGSSLPGRKVTMYVWNYRTNEWQPVDSFVAKDAKSFTLKASVIASDFVRNSKMNVIVQDEVPPSKDMYTFVWMSDTQYYAESYPHIFDKQTAWIKDNQKRLNIKYVFHTGDIVDDSADIRQWKNADRSMSVLDKSGIAYGVLAGNHDVGHKDGSYRAFGKYFGSHRFDKKLHYGGSYKNNRGHYDLISSNGNDYIMLYMGWGISDEDIAWMNQVLKKHPDRMAVLAFHEYLLVSGNRSPIGEKIFKEIVKPNPNVVMVLSGHYHSAMRKTDELDDDGDGKPDRLVHQMLADYQGGPEGGQGYLRLLHFDQANDMVHVSTYSPYVNDKNYYDTDTYGDKDEFSLSLDLKPRIKKVETDYFECNVYTNEELGKREQVKSGDTAEFRWDHLEPHSVYYWYTIVEDSFNGKTKSPIWKFKTKKETYRPAPDQFDFRHVSNP from the coding sequence ATGAGGAAATACACGGTTATCGCTTCGTTGTTCTTGTCTTTTTTTTCAGTTTTATCTGGCGGCCATCATGAACCGAAAGCTTTCCCAGTTATAAAAGAGGAGCCATTCCAAACGCCTCATTACATACCCTTGCTTGAAAACCCTCCTCAAATCGATGTGAAAGCTGAAATGAAAAGCAATCTGGTGATTGAGGCTCAAGTGCGTGACAATGAGTATCAAGCATTTTCTGCCTTTCTGTTTTATAAACAAAGTAATGAACTTGGCTACAAAATGGTGCCGATGGACCCGACACCCGGTGCGATCCACAAGTTTTTGGCGCAAATTCCGAAACGATTGATTTGGAACAGTGAGCTTGAGTATTACATTGTGATTTCGAATGGGAAGCAGCGGGTGGAGTCGGAGACGCAGAAACTGAAGCTTGAGGGATATCAGGCTGATCTTGCCCATATTCCGGAGCTTTTGATCACAGAGTTAGCGGTTGATACGAAGAACACGGGACTAGCAGACGGTTATGAATTTATTGAGATTTATAATACGACTGACAGAACAATTGATTTTAAAGACTATCACATCCGTTACCGCTATCCGAAAGAAGGCCCTGACTCCGATCTGATTTGGAGACCGGAAAAAAAGATTACGATTCCATCCGGTGATACGTTTGTGGTTTGGCTGAAGCCTGCTGGGCATCCAGAATTGACGGCGGAGGATTTCAATCGATATTATCAGACACAACTAACGGAAGGGAAAAATCTCGCGGTACTAGAAGAGACAGAGGGCATGGCCAATACCAAGCCGCGGGCAGTCGTGATATCAACGAATACAGGAAAAGATATTTCAGTTGCGCATTATCGGAAACATACGCTGCGCCGTCTGTCGTCTGTGCTTTACAAGTATCCGCTGGACGGAACCGCAGAACTTCTCAATATTTCTATCGGAGAAAAGAATCCATCCCCCGGGACTGTGTTACAGGCGCAGGTGCCTGAACAGAAACGAAAAATCAAGCTCGATAAAGAAAAGCCGGTCATTGAGGATTTGACTGACCGCAAACCTGTCCGTCCTGCTGAAAGCATTGAGCTGCGGGCTGACATACGGGACCGCAGTCTTGTAAAAACAGCGGCTTTTTACTATCGGACAGATGAAAACAAACCGTTTAAGCGTATTCTTGCTGAGAAAGACCGCAACGACAATCTCTACCACTATATTGTGTATTCGCCTGAGCTGATCGGGAAGGATCAGCTTGAGTATTACGTGGCGGCCGGAGACGGGATCAATGAAGCGAGAACGCCGGTCAAAATGATTGATATTAAACAAACAAGCAAGTCGCACGGTTTGCGGATGAACATTGAAAACAGAGACACGCTGTCGGGAATCCATTTCCTCAAAGCGACGACAGACAGGCGGACTGACCGAATTAAGCTGTGGATTGATGGGAAAAAACAAGTGACAGAGCCCGCTATGGAAAAGGAAGTATTTTTTGCGTTTGATACGAGAAAAACGAATCTTTACTTTAAAAACGCGGTAACGATGGAAGGCAAAGTGTTAAAGGTGTTTGATGATACGACAAATAAATACCGCACGTATTCTGTTCCATTGCCAGAGACACTGCTTCGTAAAGGGAAGCAGCTGCAGCGTATTACGATACGATCAGGTTCAAAGGTGTCTCCTTTTGATACGGCTGAAAACCGTGACGATTTCTTAGTCAAAAACGCCCGATTGGTGTTATCGGATGGAACCGTAATTAGGGATCAAAGGGTTTCTCCTGAGAAGGAACTCTTTATTGGAGATAATCAGCGTTCGAATAAAAGCTGGCAGTATCAATTCAATCTGCCTGACGAACTTTTTACGTCACAGCTATTGGAGTGGGATACATCAAAGCTTTCTGAAGGCGCTCACCATATTCAAGCAAGCGACGGCAAGGAAAATGTCAGCTTGGTAGTGCGGATAGATAATTCAGGGCCGCACATCGAGCCGAATATCACCGAGGGACAAACGTACAAAGGAAACCTCATCCTGCAGGCGGATATGTATGATAAATGGAGCAAAATTGAGGAAGCGGAGGCCTCTTTAGATGGTGAAAGCATTACACTCCCCTATCATACGTCGTCTTCTGAGCTTTTGCCGGGAAAACATTCGCTAAAAGTGACAGCAACGGACCTCGCGGGCAATAAAACAGTTATTGAGAGAACGTTTAAAACAGAACGCGAGCATCCGGAGCAGCCGGAGGTCATAGACAGTGAACCCGACACGCATAGTGCTAGGCTTTCTGTTCGGGTGAAGGACCCGACAAACGACAACATGGATGTCGCTTTTTATAGAGGATTTCAATATACAGCACGAAATCATGTGAAAATATTCAAGCACGCGTCACTGACTGAACCGCCGAAAAGCTTTGTGCCGGAAAGTGAGACTCCGTTTACGAATAAAGAATTGGAGCGGGTATCTGCTGCTGACGGAAAAACAGTATCGACAGAAAAGAAGGAGCTGTTCCCTTATCATCGCTTTGAAGTAACGGTTGATCCGTCAGTTGATGAGAATGACTTGGCGGAAGCGGTCTGGAAGGGAAGTTCTTTGCCGGGGCGAAAGGTGACGATGTATGTTTGGAATTACCGGACAAACGAGTGGCAGCCGGTCGACAGCTTCGTTGCGAAGGATGCCAAATCGTTTACACTGAAGGCGTCTGTGATCGCCTCGGATTTTGTCCGGAATTCGAAGATGAATGTGATTGTACAAGACGAAGTTCCTCCTTCGAAGGATATGTACACGTTTGTCTGGATGTCCGATACACAGTATTACGCCGAAAGCTATCCGCATATTTTCGATAAACAAACCGCATGGATAAAAGATAATCAAAAGCGGCTCAATATCAAATATGTGTTTCACACGGGTGATATTGTAGATGATTCTGCCGATATCAGACAGTGGAAAAACGCTGATCGGTCAATGTCTGTTCTGGATAAAAGCGGGATTGCTTACGGCGTGCTGGCAGGTAACCACGATGTCGGGCATAAGGACGGCTCCTACAGGGCATTTGGCAAATACTTTGGCAGTCATCGTTTTGATAAAAAATTGCATTATGGGGGTTCCTATAAAAATAACCGCGGACATTACGACCTGATTTCAAGCAACGGCAATGATTATATCATGCTGTACATGGGGTGGGGCATTTCCGATGAAGACATCGCGTGGATGAATCAGGTGCTGAAGAAGCACCCTGACCGGATGGCTGTTTTAGCTTTTCATGAGTATTTGCTGGTCAGCGGAAACAGAAGCCCGATCGGTGAGAAAATATTCAAAGAAATCGTGAAGCCGAATCCGAATGTGGTGATGGTGTTGAGCGGGCATTATCATAGTGCCATGAGAAAAACAGATGAGCTGGATGATGATGGTGATGGAAAACCTGATCGACTTGTGCATCAAATGCTGGCCGATTATCAGGGCGGGCCAGAAGGCGGGCAAGGATATTTGCGTCTGCTGCATTTTGACCAGGCGAATGACATGGTGCATGTGTCGACGTACTCTCCGTATGTAAACGATAAAAACTATTATGATACGGATACCTACGGCGACAAGGATGAGTTTTCCCTTTCGCTTGATCTGAAGCCGAGGATCAAAAAAGTGGAAACCGATTATTTTGAATGTAATGTTTATACCAATGAAGAGCTCGGAAAACGGGAGCAAGTGAAGAGCGGGGACACGGCTGAATTCCGCTGGGATCATCTTGAGCCGCACTCTGTTTATTATTGGTACACTATCGTGGAAGACAGCTTTAACGGCAAAACGAAATCACCGATCTGGAAGTTCAAGACGAAAAAAGAGACATATCGTCCGGCGCCAGACCAGTTTGATTTTCGCCATGTCTCCAATCCTTAA
- a CDS encoding phage holin family protein — MVKWAVSILVNALLLIVIDGYIDSIHISSIGAAIIASLILSILNVLIKPLLIIFTLPVTMVTLGLFLFVINAITLMMTASIMGDSFQIDGFGTAIWASVILSVFHLLIQKGILEPLRKK, encoded by the coding sequence ATGGTAAAATGGGCAGTCAGCATTTTGGTAAATGCATTGTTATTAATCGTTATTGATGGATATATTGACTCCATCCATATCAGCAGCATCGGGGCAGCGATTATCGCCAGCCTCATTTTATCAATCTTAAACGTGTTGATTAAACCGCTTTTAATTATCTTTACACTGCCAGTCACGATGGTCACGCTTGGTCTCTTCTTGTTTGTGATTAACGCCATCACGCTGATGATGACCGCGTCCATTATGGGTGACAGTTTTCAAATTGACGGCTTTGGCACAGCGATATGGGCATCTGTCATCCTGTCTGTGTTCCATTTGCTGATTCAAAAAGGCATTTTAGAGCCGCTCCGAAAGAAATAA